In Nycticebus coucang isolate mNycCou1 chromosome 9, mNycCou1.pri, whole genome shotgun sequence, the following are encoded in one genomic region:
- the LOC128593540 gene encoding receptor-binding cancer antigen expressed on SiSo cells-like yields the protein MTITQFQLFKACTCLAAVFSFLKRLICRSGRGRKLSGDQITLPTTVDYSSVPKQTDVEEWTSWDEDAPTSIKIEGGNGNVATQQNAVEQLEPDYFKDMTPTIRKTQKIVIKKREPLHFGIPDGSTCFSSRLAATQDMPFIHQSSELGDLDTWQENTNAWEQEEDAAWQAEEVLRQQKIADRGKRAAEQQRRKWRRKRSG from the coding sequence ATGACCATCACACAATTTCAGTTATTTAAAGCTTGTACCTGCCTAGCAGCAGTATTCTCATTCCTAAAGAGATTAATATGCAGATCTGGCAGAGGACGCAAATTAAGTGGAGACCAAATAACTTTGCCAACTACAGTTGATTATTCATCAGTTCCTAAGCAGACAGATGTTGAAGAGTGGACTTCCTGGGATGAAGATGCACCCACAAGTATAAAGATTGAAGGAGGGAATGGGAATGTGGCAACCCAACAAAATGCTGTGGAACAACTAGAACCTGACTATTTTAAGGACATGACACCAACTATTAGGAAAACTCAGAAAATCGTTATTAAGAAGAGAGAACCATTACACTTTGGCATCCCAGATGGTAGCACATGTTTCTCTAGTAGATTAGCAGCTACACAAGATATGCCTTTTATTCATCAGTCTTCTGAACTGGGTGACTTAGATACCTGGCAAGAAAATACCAACGCATGGGAACAAGAAGAAGATGCAGCCTGGCAAGCAGAAGAAGTGCTGAGGCAGCAAAAAATAGCAGACAGAGGAAAGAGAGCAGCagaacaacaaagaagaaaatggagaaggaagcGCAGCGGCTAA